The sequence GTAGTAATTCTTTAAATTCAAGGTCTAAGCAGCCTAAAGCATTATCCTTAGGCCTATGAATCCTCAATCCTCAGCCACCCCCAGCCCCAGCACTGGGTGGAAGTCCCTACTGAAGAAAGCCTGGCCTACTATCCGGATTTTGCTGTCGATAGCCCTGCTTTGGAAAGCAACCAGTGGTATCAATTGGGATGCCCTCATCCACTCCGAGATCCAAATGCAGCCCTTATGGTTTGCAGCAGCGGGTGGGGCTATCCTGTTGGCTTTTATTTGCGGTGGCTTGCGTTGGGGAATGCTCATGCGACAAGTTGGTTTTCGTGCAAGTCTCAAGGATTATGTCGCCCTGTACTTTGCCGGTGGTCTCATCAATCAAGGTTTACCTAGTACCCTTGGTGGTGATAGCTACAGGGCAATCACAGCGAGTCATCTAGATGGTCAAGGTCACTTTACTGAGCAGAAAGTCTTAGATGAAGAGCTTCATCACGCAGTCGATCTTGAACACGCAAAACCCAAGCTGCGTTTGAGTTTTTCAATGGTTTTTGTCGATCGGCTGCTCGGCCTTGCAGGCAATAATCTATTGGGCGCCCTAGGATTAATTGTGGGTGGAGCAACCTTAGCCAGCTGGGGAACAAGCTTGGGCTATGCCCTTATGGCGATAATGATTTTCTCGGGCCTATTGATTGCTTTTATTTTGGCCTGGACCCCTGCTCGCAATCTTTTGCAAAAGTTTCTAATGAAATTGAATTTGGGTGATGCTCTGCCTGGTATCCGTTTTGCTTTTTCTTGGCCAATCAATGTTGGACAAGCAGCAGTTGCCATGAGCATTCATTTCTTTACAATCCTGGCGCTGGGTTTTTGTCTCAAGGCTTATGGCGCAGAAGCTCCCTTGGAAGGCCTCATGATTGGCTTACCAGCCCTCAGCTTATTGTTAATGCTGCCAATTAGTATTTCTGGATGGGGCTTACGAGAAGCCACCCTCTCTTCTGTGCTAACCCTCTGGGCAGTTAATCCTTCTGTGACCGTGCTAGCCTCGATTAGCTATGGCGCATTAACTGTTTTATGTGTTTTGCCCGGTGCATTTATTCTATTAAAACGAAAGTCTTCTCTTTAGAGCCTAACTATGAGT comes from Polynucleobacter paneuropaeus and encodes:
- a CDS encoding lysylphosphatidylglycerol synthase transmembrane domain-containing protein yields the protein MNPQSSATPSPSTGWKSLLKKAWPTIRILLSIALLWKATSGINWDALIHSEIQMQPLWFAAAGGAILLAFICGGLRWGMLMRQVGFRASLKDYVALYFAGGLINQGLPSTLGGDSYRAITASHLDGQGHFTEQKVLDEELHHAVDLEHAKPKLRLSFSMVFVDRLLGLAGNNLLGALGLIVGGATLASWGTSLGYALMAIMIFSGLLIAFILAWTPARNLLQKFLMKLNLGDALPGIRFAFSWPINVGQAAVAMSIHFFTILALGFCLKAYGAEAPLEGLMIGLPALSLLLMLPISISGWGLREATLSSVLTLWAVNPSVTVLASISYGALTVLCVLPGAFILLKRKSSL